From the genome of Hippoglossus stenolepis isolate QCI-W04-F060 chromosome 13, HSTE1.2, whole genome shotgun sequence:
TGTAGTCGGAGTAATGGCCCAGAAGAAGTCCTCTCCTAGGTATGTCTTCTCCAGTGTGTGACCCTGATACACCTGCGTGACACAACACAAATGTTCTGATCACTGCTTTCACTTTTATGTtcttcttttcatattttagtGTACAATACATTcaatttattcttgtttttataattattcGTATGAACTTGACGACAGTAAAAGGATGGGAGCTCTGGCGTGAGACCTTCATCGATGTTGAAACCTCAGCTGGTGGGTTGACGTGCATCTTGTGGAGCAGCGGCTTCAGGAAATCCTTGTCCTGCAGACAGAGGGCAGATGCCAGTGTTACACAGGAAGTAGCATTAACTGCGGTTGAAAACAAATGACTCAGAGGGTGGCAGACTCACTGTGAGTTTTTGGATCTTTCCTGCGAGAGACGAATGAAGTCCTACGTGTTGAAATAGGGAGGGTCTGAACCGCACACGTAGGCCGGACTTCTGACGCTCGCAATGTTTCtggaaagaagaaaagtggGAATGAGACCCAATCGTCATACATTAGTGGAAGGGGTTACAAATTCTTTCTGCTGTGTGCATGTACTTGTGGTTAAGCAAAATTCTGCTAAGGGACCCACCCATAGTTTACCTGTGAGCCATGTTAAccatttgtctttgtcacaCAGACCTTCAACAACCCCCCTCCTATCCTCCAACTTGTGCAATGAACGTATAGGTGTGTACACActgtctgggttttttttccttagAAGAGAAGGGGGTGATGTTGGCTTTTTAAATTAGCTGCTTTGTTTGTCCGTGCCGTTTTTATGTAAAAAGGGTGGAGGCAGTTGGAGAAATAAAGCAAATCCTAAaggaatatttacattttgtcattAACTGTCTGTTTACCTTCCACCTGTCTGTTGGCTGCTGGCTTTGCGGCGTcacacccacctctcctcccttttctccccctttgtATCTACACGGATCTCATACCCAGCCTTTTCAGAATTCAACTGACAGAAAACCATCAAAGCAATGGAGAACTTTAGTCTTGCATTAATCAATCAGAGTACACACCGCATCTTTTTCAGGATTGCAGACTTTGACCCAGAGAATATGGTCCAGCAGCCAGTCGATGGGTTTCTCCTTATAGAACATGAAGATGAACTCAACAATGAGGTTTAGGTCTGGAGCCTGGAACATTTTtcctgaaggaaaaacaaagtacaGAGCAAACCACACATTAATAACCAATTATTAACCGGAATTCATATTACAAACGAGCACTTCAAGGctggactttttaaaaaaaataaaaataaataaatagtttaaagACTTGTGGGCAGCGGCTCTATCTCAATCTATGTTTCGAGGTTTAGACCACAAAAGAGTAGATGCTAGAAGCATGTTGAATGTTCCTATTTTACCAGAAGATAttttttgtgtacattttttagCAGAAAAGTAAGGGTCAAAATTTGGCCcaataaatattttgtaataGATAGAAGGACAAAAACGCCAAAACTGAGGACAAAGCCAGGGTTATCAGCTCCCCTCAAGGATACCATTGATCATGTTTATTGCCAAAAATCCATCTACAAAACTATAAACGTTCCATTCAGATGAAGGATGATACTGATAAAATACCAAATGTTCAGGAACAACAGACCAAGAACAGCTGCATTAAGATAAGCAGGACACTTTTCATATCATATCATTCATTATATCGACTGTAATGAACTCATCTGGGAACCTGAATCCAGCTTTGTGGATGTTAAGTCTTTTCAGAGTTGGTTGCAGCAAACAAACTAGGGTTTAATTGGTCTAGTTAAACTCAGCATTTTAATGatacaattacattttagtACTTACATTTAAACACAGATCCGTATACAGGTACAATATACACCCCAAAGGTGCATATTAATAAAATCATGCAGGATAGGTTTCGTTAATCACTGACATTTGGGCCGTAAAAAGAATAGATTTGGATACATTTGGATTTGCTTTATCCGGACCAATTAACATTACTTAGCAATAACCCAATTTCCAAGGAGATCaaaaaaaatgtccatattGTCTTTACTGGCTGCTaagctctctgtctgtctttattcaATAGCATGGTCTTACAGTTGGATGGCACAACTTTTATTGATTTaacgttcagattttgtaatgttttctgTCACGTAATGGACAGATTTCCTACgcctcagctcttctcctcttgcTCACACTGTTCTTCTGAATGAGTGAAACTTCTATGCTGCATTTCACTCGACAAGTCTTACAGTATATAAACGTCTTGTCAAGGGAATTGTAATACTGTTGACAGCCTTTGTGGATGCTGAGCAACGATATCTGTTTAATGGATCATACCAATGAAGCCCAGCTGAGAGAACTCCAGGATCATCCAGTCCTCTGACGACAGCTGCAGGGCAAAGTTCTTCATTGTGGCAAAGTAGTTGGGCTTGGCCACAATATCATCCTCCAGCTGAAGAAACAGAGGGTCACACAAAAGAAATGTAAGATGGAAATAACCACATTAAATAGTTGGGTTTATTGTTGATGGAAAGGGAGAAAAGCAGGAGGGAGAATCCTCTATGTTCACGTGGGGACATGACTCCGAGCTGATCTAAAGGACACTGCTGAGTGCCTACACTAATCTAAAGCAGTAATAGATGTCAGAGGGGCAATACCTCTTCTCTCCAGCTGAGAGCAGATGATGCAATTGACACACAGATGCAAGATGGACAACACAGTTAAATTCAACCTCTAATGGCTGCTCCCAGAATTTCAAATCTGCAGAGAGTCAATGTTTACGTAAACATTCCCCAATTGAACGCCTACTTAATCCAAGAAGACGGATAAGAGTTATAGATGTCTAAGAGGATTAGGCTGAGAATAAGTGAAACCGACTCCggtctgaaaacaaacaacaacaacactggtTCTGGAGAAAGGCTGTAACAACACACATTTGCTTAAAGTACTCGCTGTGTTTTAATTTGGGATGACGTGCTTCAGTCTAAGAGCACATCAGTGTTTGCAGAGAAAAGGTTTTCACGCTGATACTTGAGAGTAATTGTCTACAGAACCTTTCTTAAAATACACTCCAACAAGTTGCTATGGgaaaatttattattttaaggaCATACCTGGACATAATAAACCCCTTTGCTCACAGCGTACATCATGAGGAAGGAATAGTCCAGATTCTGCTTGGTTCTCCATctaaacaaagcagaaacaaatcGACAAACATGAAAGCTGAGCCACTGTAAGGTGAAATATTATACCATTGAAAAGCATGTCAAAGTCCCTGCTTCACATTCAAAAAGCAAAACTGTGCAAATCTGGTGCTCCCAGGTTTCCTGCATGTTACGACAGCAGACGCTATTTGAATCATTTATAAACCAATGCTGTCACAGTAACTGTTTGATCTGAAGGATCTGCCCTCGCTGCAGATGGACCCGCTGCTGTTGGCTGAGAGCTGCAGGTGTTCACGATGCCTCCAGAGAACAGGTGTGAGAGGTGgtacacacacaggtttgtacagctatccttattaggacttcATATTGACTaccattcattgtggacagcctgaAACCTAACCTTAATGATAACCAATTCAtgcttaaccctaaccttaaccaggatCTCATTAGGActctttggtccccatgaggccTACTgatcctgacaaggtcagtgctTATGCTGGAAAAAGTCCTTAAGGGGAAACAAAaagaagtacacacacatatgcacacactctTACACTCCAGTCAGGTGAACAGACACCACTAATTTGAATTTGAGGGCACAGATGATGAACATGCACTTCACCTCAACCAGGTGGTTCAGTGTCGCTGCAGTTTCAGCAAAGAGgacatattttaaaacttttcatGTGTCACTGACCAGAGTCCATGCACGAGTGCctgcacacccacacaacaTTAGTGTGTACCATGGGCCAATGTTGAACAAGATAAAGCTCAGATTAGCATCTGTGctcacagacacccacacacacaaatagtcCTAAAGGCTATTACCCAAGTACATACTGTAAGTAGTCAGCACAAACTGCACCATGAGCAGATTTCTAATGAAGCCCGTAGTTAGCACACTATAAAGAGAAGGTAAGCACAGAAGATAATGAGAGCGAGCactacagagagaaagagatagagggtgctgctgctgatgaccTTGATCCGACTTTGAGAAATGCCTGTGGAATACCAAGTACCCGAGCAGCCTCTGTAAAAATCTCTCGCTCGCTCGTTCACTCCCACTTTCCCCCTGACTCATCCTTCtactttttttctgcagctctcCTGCATTTCATTTCTCCCAGGGCTGGTTGCTCTAGATTTCCATAATGATTTCTATCACATTTTGCATAATTAAATGTCAGCACTGAACACGCTGATAACACAGATGTCTTGGCGAGGTGAACTGCTTACCTGACTCTCTCTCTGGAGTCTCCAAATGTCTCCTTGAGGTTGGTGAGCTCAGGGTAATAGGTGGCTGGAGGGGAAATCACCTCCAGCAAGCCTGAACTCAGCTCTGTAGAAAACCTGAGGAAAGAGAGTCACTGGTGATGTCAACAAGTCGAACAGAGATACACACTTTTCTCTGAATCAGGGTCTTTTTCAATCATTCACAACATTTCCATCTTTTTGTGCGTCTGGCAGGGAGCAGAGAAATGTACTCACTCTTTCTCCAGGACAGCAACTACGCTGTGAACATAGTCCACGTCAGTCTGCAGAGATCAACCAGGAAGAGTTTAGACATGTTGACACCTTATTATCACATTttttgttcagtgtgtaaaagaATCATGTGATGACACATACTGTTTGGATTATAGGATCTCACCTCCCCAACAAAGACAATAATAACACAGTCAAGTTTCTCCTCTGGTGACAGCTTGTCTATTAGCGAACGCAGCGTCTCTGACAGATAAGACTTCACCTTCCGCTTCACTGTGGGAATCcccatcaccatggtaactgagaaaaagagagataagCATGTGGTGACAATCAGGAAGGATATTTAATCAAGTGGCTCCAAGACCAAATAATCGTTTTGTCGGACACCAACAGATTACACCAGCCTAAATCAAGAGCAGAAGTTCTGGCATGGACTGACAGATGGAAGTAGAAAGGACGAAGTAGTTTGCAATGCAGCTGCACTAATATGCTGCATGTTCTTTTGTTGAATCTTACATAATCTTATAATAGTAATTAATAAAAGAATCAAccatttgtattatatattattgtttaATAACTGGCATTAACAAAAGATCATCCTTTACTCTGAGATCAGCAACATGTTGTTAAATTCAACAGGACGTTTGACAGACTAAAGCAACAGAGAGCAATGACCAGAGAAGATCAGACCCCTATAATTTGATGACGATACGATATTATCCTTCCTGATTTATCTCTCTTTTAATTGAATTGGTTAAATAAGAATCTATTAAATCCCAAAGGTACAGTATGTACACCAATTTTAGAAactgaaaaatgcattaaatcCAACCAGAGGCTAAAAAGAGTTCTACCGGATGACTAAAAGATTAATAAATTATCGACATTGTCTTCAACTACTTTTCTGTTGAACAACTAAGTAACTACAATGTCCCTCAGTAGTGCTcatacctccactaaggccccCAAATCCTCCTAAATtaaaatcaagctgcaccaaattgcacatgctcatagatatcagtttacctaaatgtgcctgttttttttttttcatcaagaccctGAATTATTCACAGGGTAAAAGGATGAAATCTTGAAAACACTCAATTGcgcaatgttagagaaagtgttCCTggatccccccccaaaaaatgaatgggttcttccctaacccatactgcatccttccaccaagttctgtgaaaatctgtagtttttgcatcatcTTGCTTGCAAATAAATCAGCCTACGACCAAACAAAcgtattacctccaccaaggaagtaATCCCCACGTCTGAGCTAAAGGAGAGAGACCGAGCAGAGAGCAGACTGGTCGAGTGACACAGCGGCGAGAcatggaaagaggaaaagagagtcTATTGTCATCTTCTTATTGACCCTATTGTGTGAGGCTTGGAGCGGCAAAACAAGCGGCCTCTTCTTTATGATGGAGAGATTTCCCCCTAAACTACATGAGACTGGGAGAAGTACAATGGACTGTAACCAACACAAATCCAGTTCATTGTAGTCAGTAGACTACAAGGATCACTTTCACCAGGGGAAAGAGAGAGTAAGAGGATGAGATAGCAGAGAGCATAAACAGGGGTGGAGATGCAAATGTGCCGAGGAACAACTTGTTTGACAATCAATCAGcgtttaaaagaaaataagtcaAGACAGCAGCATGAAATTGCCTAATAACTTCTGTActgtatattttcatgtttaGCTTTCTCTTCTATACATGTTGAATTTGCTCTAAACTGAATTCATATCCTTGGGCCACAATCTACAGAAGGAAGCTTTGGATAATGCTTGTTTTCATACCAGTGAAAGGAAAGCAAGTTCAAGTTTTGTCCTAATGGAAGCAGCTAACAACTGGCTCTATAGGGGATGGTAATGATTATGAAACACATGGACCGAGGctaatgtgtgcatgtttgtgtgtgtgtatggtttaaaaagggaaaagctGCTGATTGAGGGGATTGCGAGGGTGCAAGGGGCCTCAACAAaggcacaaaacaaaaacttgagGTGCAGAATGAGGGAGCGGTGCAGTGGACATGAGAAAAGGGTGCAATCCTCCAGAGTGATCTGTGCAGCGTGGAGAATCTGTCCCagttttgctttgtgtttctcacaCTGAGCTCCGTGTTGTATAGCgacacccaccaccaccaccaagaAAGTAGGTCGAGGATGAAAGGAGAATgtgggaggaaggaaaagagacagagagtgacagAGTAAGGGACAGTGCaagacagtgagtgagtgataaCGCATGTACGCGCAGCTGGAGCAGGACTGCCCCTCCCCGTGTCCCTAGATCAGTCTGCCCGCTTCACTCAATCAATGAAAAGAAGTGATTTGGCATGGCATTCCATATAAAAGAAGCAAGTGTTCGACTGTGTCTTTCTGCTTTCAATGTGCAGCAGAATATGTCCAGCTTGACTTGTTGCATTATTTAAGGTTAGGTCTCGTGTCAAGACAGGAACTGACATCACTAgatacatttttgtaaattataatgtaaacaatgttgaattaaattgaaaaaacatATCTGGTCACAGTGGACTATTCTATTGATTATTGGTATGAAAAAGTATTCTGATCAACGGGCAGGGAgatttctttttaacattttgattgattaattcatCTGTTTTTGGTGACTTAAGAAAATCACAACTGCAATGTTTTGTGGGCAATTTAGGCATCAAGGAGTCTCAtgttagaataaaatatttttataactGCTTCTGTTTCAAGGCTAACAAATATCAATGTTTTCCAATGCAAGCTGTTGCCGCAGTACACTGGTTGCTATATTTCAATGAcataaaaaatctttttaaagcATTTAGATTGATTCCTCCAGCTTCTCTAACCTCTGCTGCTGTCATTAGCCAATTCTCATCATGGCTCTCAGCCAAGTCTTatgccattttttttacacaaacactacagaaCTAATTTctaccaaacttggtggagggatggggcctgAGCTTGGGAAGACCCTATCaaattttggagcagatgtgGATAAAGGGGCAGATACAacaattttctttctctttctttctttatccattccataaaataaaaacaaatcatgttCTAGATTGATCTTGTTGAATGAGATCACAACTTCTGCCATTCGAACTGACTAAGTTTTCGGTAGAATCAAAGGTTGCCATGTTGAACCCTTCGCTCAAAGAACAATAACAAAGATAGAAATAAAAGCAGTAAGCAAATAGAAGGTTTAAGTACTGTCAATTGAGAGTTATCTGTTCATGCCTATCTCACACAGATGCAACAAAATCTTTATGTCTGTAAATCAGTATTGctttataaagaaaaatattggCAGCGTGATTAACAGCAGTGAGTGGGAAGCTCCTGAGGGATGATATTCTTGTCACTGCACAGGCAACATCTACTGGAGAGCAGAGAAACCTGAGGGATTTCATGAAACTTCACGTGTGGCAGGCCTTTGCAATAAGAAGAAAGAAGCAGTTTGCACCACCTGAGCAGAAACAACACTCTCTACACTCAGGCCAACAGAAGAGTCATTCATGACTGTTAAAGGAATTCCagactggagagagaagggCATGAATAGAGATATATTAAAGCTTGTGGCATGCTggtcaaaatacacaaatacttGTGTATAATTGAAGTTACTTAGTAACAAACAGAGTATTGACAGTGCAAAAGGGCACAAGTTGGTAGGTAGACGACTTGCTGAAGACTGTGTGATTGGGACTAGCAGGGCTGCGTTCACAATAATACTCGTATTGACTTCTGTATGAAAGGGGATTCAGCCAGGCCCCACTCCAACAATGTCAGTAAAACAGTCCCTCTGATGATTTTTTAACACGTGGTACTACAGTTTGAAAGTAGAGTGTCTGAGCTGTTTTTCCTCATAATACTTGTTCATTTTTAAAGTGGGATCATGGCCTAATTTGCACAGCTATAAATATCAAGAGAATGTCAGATATGCTTAGaccagcagagaaaaaaaacgagaGACTATTAGCAGCAGAAAACAGGGAAAGATTAAAATCACTGTTGGGGCCTCGAGCAGAAAGTTGCCAGTGGCCTGTCAAGTATGTCATGTGGCATCCACAAGGATGAAGGGGCTAAAAAAGCCTCTGTGCTGGTTGTGCTACCACTTCCTGCTTGTACATGCAGTTTAACTGTGAATGCAGTCAACACAACTGGCAGGACCCAAGGGTGGGAAGTAGGTGAGAACAAAGCAGGTGACAGCAACAAACTCTACATAATCTGTGGCTAGACGTTCTATCTTAGATTTCTAAAAGGAAGCCAAAAAGACTCCTGAAAGCTCGACAGCAGTGACTTGGAAAGATGGCAACAATGGCCCCTGCATTTTTCTTGTTTCCCGTGGGAATACCTTGCACTCATTAATCAAACAGGCCACGGGCCAGCGACAAAAAACTCCTATTTGTGTCCAACTTGTCCCTCCGTCTTTTCCTCTAATTTGTCTAGACGGTTTCCcccctctgtcactgtcattagGAATGAGCTGGAAACACCATTTGAGCCGTTGCCACCATTAAAGTCACCTCCCTCACGTCCCAGATCCACCCAACAATGCCAGATAAATAATCCTCTTAAAAATCCTCTAAAATGGGGTTTGCTAAAAATGGGGGCGAATAGAGAAGAGGGAAACAGGAGTGAAATAATCCATATGAAAGAAGAGGCTGATGACAGACAACAACTTTGACAGGACGCATTGCACTTAGTTAGCTTAGTAAAAATGTGGTTGCTGTGATGTTATCATGGGAAATTTCTGGATTTACTTTAGTAAACTttgtgtgacttttttttagttttttaaagagTATTTTCCCTCACattaaaagagagaagaaaaaacaagagaaaggcATTTAAAACAAGTGCAAGACCATGTCAGGAAAAACATAGTaggatagagagacagatacaagatataattattgtttaataaataatttgctAATTAAATAGGGGATCATACAGTTCTACAGTTCATCTTCAACTCTGCCAGTGTTCATCAGTAAGATATTATTGGAAACCTCAGTCCAGGGGGGATGTTTGCTGCTAACTAGTTCCCTGAGTGAAAACTTGTTGAGACTTGATTCTCATCCTTGTGTAATAAGGATCTCTGGGGGCCTGAGTGTGTTTGAGTAGGAAGAGCATGCATATTCTGGAGAGAAGGCCTCTCATAAACCAGGGGCCTTGCTGTTGTACAAAACTTGCAGTGTACGTATAAGCTTCTCACCTCCCGTGCGGCCAAGACCAACCTGCACGGCTGGGTGCAGGCTGCCCTCATTGTTGAGAAGGTGAGGCAGGTGGTGGTAGATATTTGGCACCTGGAGCTGTTTCCTATTTGAGAGCTCCTTCAGTAGTTTCTGCGTCTCATCTGAAAGAGGTCACAGAAACATGAGTTCAGCAGCGCTGCTGAGTTTTTAAAGTAGCACCTGTTGACACTAATGTGCACTGGTAGGACAGTGATGCTACAACTACAGAATGAATCCAATATTTATTATCAACTGAGGGACTCATAGAAGGAAATCAGAgttctttttgttatttattcaataGTTCCAATATAACGatatacatgtactgtatatgttttgGATTTTACAACAGGTCATGCAAGGACAAATTCActcacagaaaacacttcagTATATGATGGACACAAATTACTGAATCAGCTCTGATGT
Proteins encoded in this window:
- the mgat4a gene encoding alpha-1,3-mannosyl-glycoprotein 4-beta-N-acetylglucosaminyltransferase A, with protein sequence MRLRNGTVATAIIFFTSFLSLSWYTAWQNGKEKLTAYQREFHALKERLRVAEHRTLQRSSELNNILEQFRRAIAETNSSKDALTNFSDETQKLLKELSNRKQLQVPNIYHHLPHLLNNEGSLHPAVQVGLGRTGVTMVMGIPTVKRKVKSYLSETLRSLIDKLSPEEKLDCVIIVFVGETDVDYVHSVVAVLEKEFSTELSSGLLEVISPPATYYPELTNLKETFGDSRERVRWRTKQNLDYSFLMMYAVSKGVYYVQLEDDIVAKPNYFATMKNFALQLSSEDWMILEFSQLGFIGKMFQAPDLNLIVEFIFMFYKEKPIDWLLDHILWVKVCNPEKDAKHCERQKSGLRVRFRPSLFQHVGLHSSLAGKIQKLTDKDFLKPLLHKMHVNPPAEVSTSMKVYQGHTLEKTYLGEDFFWAITPTTGDYVLFKFDRPVSIERFLFRSGNQEHPGDKIENTTVEILPVLESRLQTKEKYKRTEDRFYRIGQFERGVAEGAVDPSFNPILALRLSVIKDSAVWAILSEIHIKRITG